In the genome of Yersinia enterocolitica, the window TCCAGATAGCTGGTACCGATCTCAATGTTTGTAAGCGGATCCAGTAATTGGCTGCTATTGACATAACCACTGATATTATTGAGTTTTACCGTATGTTCAGCGGTACGCGGCATCACCTGCATTAACCCCGTCGCCCCTACTGGTGACTGTGCTTTCGGGTTCCAGGCACTTTCCTGACGGGCAATAGCCATGGCATAACTTGGGGTTATCCCTTTGCCTTCTGTCGCCTGACGGAACTCCTTTGGCCATGCCAGCGGGAAGCGCTCTTCCAGATGGTCCCACAATTTGGCAACGATGGTAGCCTGTACGCTTAAGTCCGCCCACTTCTGGTTAAAAGCGTAGCGCGCCAGTGCTTCCTGCTCCGGCTTACTGCGGCTGGCGACCAGATAGCTCCACTCGTTACGGGCCAGATTGTCCATATTCCAGTACATCAATTCACGCACCCGGATAATTTCCGGCCGCTGTGCTAACGATGCATCCGGTTTGGTCGCTACCTCAACATTAATAGGGTAAGGAACGCCCAACTTTTGAGCTGCAACCATCGGGTAAAAGCCACGTTCCTGCATCAGGCTGCGCAGGATAGCTTCACCCTCGGTTTTTTTACCTTGTTCCAATAACAGCGATGCACGCCAGTAGCGCCATTCATCTTTATCTTGCGCATCGGCCGGTAAGCGTGCCAGCCAGGTCGCTAACCCCTGACGATCGCCACTGCCCAGAGACATGCGAATACGCCGCTCCAGCAACGACGTTGAATGGCTACGCAAGGTGACTTGATCTCGCCATTTAGCCTGATCGTAAGTCGCATCGGTCCCCATCAAACGCCAGGCCACCGCCTCTTCCAGCTCCAGCTTTTCGCTATCACTCATTTTTTGTAGCCGGGCCAAGGTCGGGATCATCGCTCGCGCGTTCTCCACGTCTTGACGAGCCAAACGGGTAAAAGCAATGATAGTGGCAGAACGGGTAAAATCTGTCGGTCCGACCGTACGGGCGAAGCTTTCAACACTGGCCGGGTCACTTTGCAGTTTCGCCAGTGCAGTACCCATGGTCTGATAATCCGCTGGCAGTTGTTTAAGTAAATAACTCACTAAACTGGCATTGCCCTCTTTCAAGGCTAACTTCATCCGCGCCAGTGTTGCCAGTGGGGTTTGATGCCCGGCTTGTTGCCAGACACTGAATAATTTAGTGCAACTGCCTGGGAGTGTCTGGCCGTTCAGCCAAATTTCACTCGCACCATCCCAGGCCACCTGCTGTTCGCCAGTGGCCCATTTGGCATAGTAATAGTTACAACGGGCTGCAACCGGCTTCGGTGCTGTCGGGCTGAATGCCAATAATCCCCGCCAATCTTCCCGGCGAGCCAGTTCATTAACAAAACGGGATGACAGTGAACGTGCTGGCGGCAAGGTTGGATTACGGCTAAGGAAATCGTTCACTTGCACCGCGCTCACCTGGCTCAGGTCTTGCGTTAACTGGCGGTACTCCAGATATGGGTACAGGGGATAATCACGCAACGTGGGCATCAGTTGTGTCACGGTGTCCATCTGATTGCTGTCCCAGGCCAGTTTAACTTGCTGATAGCGTTGCCGTTGGGCATCAATAGAGTCAGCGAATGCCACTCCTGAAGTCGTCACCAGACACACGCCAATCGCCAGATATCGCCACTTGTCCATACTTACTATTTCCTCACTGGTTGTTGGCTACTGCACTTTACTTATCGCCACATCATTATATCGCTTACCGCAACCTCTGATTAGCATATGCCCGATTAGTTCCGGCAGCAGAACATACTAACGAAGAGTTTCACCTGATAGCCAGTAATAACATAAAGCAATAGGAGCTGAAGATTAATCACTTTGTGTTATCACTTAATACCCGCGAAACATTCAACACCAGCAAGAAGATCAACAGCAGAATAGTTCAGCCTGTAACTACTTACTATTCACAAGGTTACCAACCATATGTTGCTAAATGTTTCTTGTTTATTATCTAAGATCAAGGCACTGCTTTGATAAAAATCGACTATCCTTGCTTAATATAACTATGTTGTTGTAAATATATCCTTCAAAATATTTTTTTGCTTTTTAATCAAAATCAAATCATTAAGGAATTGGCACTGTTCACGGAAGAAATGATAAAAACTTTCTCTGCCCCGTCCCACCATGAAACGAATAGATAGATTTTAGATTTATTAATTTTTAAGAAGGTTCTTTCAATGCAAAACTCATCAGACCATAAATCCGCCTCCCCGCCCCCAGAGGGTAAGGCCTGGTATCAACTTACTGCGGAAGAGTCTTTGCAGCATTTAAATAGCCGCGAAGAAGGGTTAACGCCACAAGAGGCGGAGGAACGCCTTAAACAGTACGGTCCCAATGCGTTACCGGCCAAAAAAAGCAAACATCCCCTGCTACAGTTTTTAGCCCACTTTAATGATGTTCTGATTTACATTTTATTAGCGGCGGCATTGGTCAAGGGACTGATGGGTCACTCGGTTGACACTATTATTATCCTTTGTGTTGCGGTTATTAACGCCTTAATTGGTTATGTTCAGGAAAATAAAGCCGAGAAATCTCTGAAAAGCATACAGAATATGCTTTCCAGTAAAGCGGTGGTCATTCGTAATGGTAGCGCCCAGATTATTGATGCACAGGACCTGGTCCCTGGTGATATCGTCACCTTGAAACCAGGAGATAAAATCCCCGCAGACCTGCGGTTGCTGGAAGCCCACAATCTTCAGATTGAAGAAGCTATCCTGACCGGTGAGTCAACGGTAGTCGAGAAGCAAATCGGCGTGATTGAGAACGAGTCGGTGATTGGCGATCGCAAAAACCTACTATTCTCAGGGACGACCATTAGTGCCGGTACCGCGAAAGGTTTGGTGATTGCCAGCGGCGGTGATACCGAACTGGGCCATATCAACCAAATGATGTCGACGGTTGAATCAACCCGTACCCCGCTACTGCAACAGATGGATCGTTTAGGCAAAGCCATTTTCATCCTGATCCTGGTCATGATGGCATTCCTGTTCGTCTTCGCCTTTATCCTGCGCGACCTACCGGTCGATGAGCTGTTACTGGCGTTGATAAGTCTGGCAGTGGCCTCGGTTCCCGAGGGCTTACCGGCGATTATTTCGATCATCCTCTCCCTTGGTGTACAAGCGATGGCGCGCAACCGCGCGATTATCCGCAAGCTGCCAACGGTAGAAACCTTAGGTGCTATGACTGTCGTCTGTTCCGATAAAACCGGCACACTGACGATGAACGAAATGACCGTTAAAGCAGTGATTCTGGCAGACCACTGCTATCGCGTAGAAGGTGAAAGCTACGAACCGGTTGGCAACATTTACCCGGAAGGGAGTGACCAGCAAGCCTCGCTCGATACCAACGGCACGTTAAAGACATTTATCACTGCGGTGAATTTGTGTAATGACAGCCAGATTCAGAAGAACGACCAAGGTCATTGGGCCATTACTGGCGGCCCGACAGAAGGCGCACTGAAAGTATTAGCCGCCAAATCCGGTATTGAGCTGGGTCAAGTGACTCAGCACGGTAAAATTCCTTTTGATTCTGCCTATAAATACATGGCTACCAGCCATCAGGTTCAAGCAGAAAATAGTATCTTCCTGACCGGCGCACCTGATGTGTTGTTTACGTTCTGCCAACAAGAACTGACTGACCAGGGTGTTGCACCGTTCCGCCGCGATTACTGGGAAGCCGAGATGGCGCGTTATGCCAAGCAAGGTCTACGCATGGTAGCAGCAGCCTTCCGCCCAACAGAACAACCTGTCAGTGAGTTGGACCACAGTGATATCCAGCAGGGCATGGTGTTTGTTGGTATCGCTGGCATGATGGACCCACCACGTCCTGAAGCCATCGACGCCATAGCGACCTGCCAGCAGGCTGGTATTCGCGTGAAAATGATCACCGGCGACCATCAGGAAACCGCGATGGCGATTGGTGCCATGCTGGGAATTGGCAATGGTAAAGACTCCATTACCGGTGGCCAACTGGAGCATATGGACGATAAAGAACTGGCACAAGCTGCCGTTCATTATGATATTTTCGCCCGTACCAGCCCGGAACATAAACTGCGTTTGGTTAAAGCTTTACAAGAGAAAGGCGAAATTGTCGGCATGACCGGTGATGGTGTGAATGATGCGCCAGCGCTGAAACAGGCCGATGTGGGTATCGCCATGGGTATCAAAGGCACCGAGGTGACAAAAGAAGCCGCCGATATGGTGCTGTCAGACGATAACTTCGCGACCATTGCCAGTGCGGTTGAAGAAGGCCGTCGTGTCTACGATAACCTGAAGAAAACCATTCTGTTTGTATTGCCCACCAACCTGGCGCAAGGGTTGCTCATTATCTTTGCCATCCTCGCGGGGGCTGTTATTCCATTAACGCCATTGCAAATCCTCTGGATAAACATGGCAACTTCTACCACGCTCTCTTTCGGTTTAGCATTTGAACCGGCAGAAAGAGGCATTATGCGCCGCAACCCACGTGACCCATCAAAACATGTGTTAGATGGCCATGCCATCTGGCGTATCGCGTTTGTTGGTACCTTGATTGCCTTAAGTGCTTTTGCCTTGGAAGCCTACATGGAGCCACGCGGTTACAGCACTGAAT includes:
- a CDS encoding murein transglycosylase gives rise to the protein MDKWRYLAIGVCLVTTSGVAFADSIDAQRQRYQQVKLAWDSNQMDTVTQLMPTLRDYPLYPYLEYRQLTQDLSQVSAVQVNDFLSRNPTLPPARSLSSRFVNELARREDWRGLLAFSPTAPKPVAARCNYYYAKWATGEQQVAWDGASEIWLNGQTLPGSCTKLFSVWQQAGHQTPLATLARMKLALKEGNASLVSYLLKQLPADYQTMGTALAKLQSDPASVESFARTVGPTDFTRSATIIAFTRLARQDVENARAMIPTLARLQKMSDSEKLELEEAVAWRLMGTDATYDQAKWRDQVTLRSHSTSLLERRIRMSLGSGDRQGLATWLARLPADAQDKDEWRYWRASLLLEQGKKTEGEAILRSLMQERGFYPMVAAQKLGVPYPINVEVATKPDASLAQRPEIIRVRELMYWNMDNLARNEWSYLVASRSKPEQEALARYAFNQKWADLSVQATIVAKLWDHLEERFPLAWPKEFRQATEGKGITPSYAMAIARQESAWNPKAQSPVGATGLMQVMPRTAEHTVKLNNISGYVNSSQLLDPLTNIEIGTSYLEEVYQQFGRNRILSSAAYNAGPSRVNTWLGNSGGQVDAVAFIESIPFSETRGYVKNVLAYDAFYRHFMNRPAKVLSDAEWQRRY
- a CDS encoding carbonate dehydratase is translated as MQNSSDHKSASPPPEGKAWYQLTAEESLQHLNSREEGLTPQEAEERLKQYGPNALPAKKSKHPLLQFLAHFNDVLIYILLAAALVKGLMGHSVDTIIILCVAVINALIGYVQENKAEKSLKSIQNMLSSKAVVIRNGSAQIIDAQDLVPGDIVTLKPGDKIPADLRLLEAHNLQIEEAILTGESTVVEKQIGVIENESVIGDRKNLLFSGTTISAGTAKGLVIASGGDTELGHINQMMSTVESTRTPLLQQMDRLGKAIFILILVMMAFLFVFAFILRDLPVDELLLALISLAVASVPEGLPAIISIILSLGVQAMARNRAIIRKLPTVETLGAMTVVCSDKTGTLTMNEMTVKAVILADHCYRVEGESYEPVGNIYPEGSDQQASLDTNGTLKTFITAVNLCNDSQIQKNDQGHWAITGGPTEGALKVLAAKSGIELGQVTQHGKIPFDSAYKYMATSHQVQAENSIFLTGAPDVLFTFCQQELTDQGVAPFRRDYWEAEMARYAKQGLRMVAAAFRPTEQPVSELDHSDIQQGMVFVGIAGMMDPPRPEAIDAIATCQQAGIRVKMITGDHQETAMAIGAMLGIGNGKDSITGGQLEHMDDKELAQAAVHYDIFARTSPEHKLRLVKALQEKGEIVGMTGDGVNDAPALKQADVGIAMGIKGTEVTKEAADMVLSDDNFATIASAVEEGRRVYDNLKKTILFVLPTNLAQGLLIIFAILAGAVIPLTPLQILWINMATSTTLSFGLAFEPAERGIMRRNPRDPSKHVLDGHAIWRIAFVGTLIALSAFALEAYMEPRGYSTEFIRTVLMQTLVTAQWIYMFNCRVMDRFPLNKEVFVNKGLWLVSGVLIVLQLAIIYLPFMNTAFGTEPLPAYYWGLTLLVSIAIFLVVEIEKWVIGRFKRGSNPV